From the Motacilla alba alba isolate MOTALB_02 chromosome 1, Motacilla_alba_V1.0_pri, whole genome shotgun sequence genome, the window AGTGAGAAAAGAGCACCGAAGTGAAAGCATCTTtctgggatgctccaggatGTATACCCCAGCTGTGTGCTCCCTGGCACAGTGGGGAGCgcctgcaggaggctgtgctgtCAGCAAAATAAGTGTTTTCAGGCTGTGATTGGAACCCTAAAAGTGGACATTTTGTGTCCCTCAGCTCAGGCCAAGCATAGGCTCCGTCCAGCAAATCATCACACAGCTTAAgtgactttgttttgttttgttttctctttgccagTTCAGCTGCTGCATAAGCTCAGTGTTAGAGCAGCTGATGGGCCTCAGAAACTGCTGAAGGTAAATATTCTGTAACTGCTCACGGCTACTGTTGCAACATTCTAATGGCAACATAGGAGGGATTTCTTTTCTTGGGAGGgaggtgttttttggtttgggaaTTCTGGTTATGGGTGTGGTTGCTATTGTATTCTGTCACATCGTTGCTGGGGGCCATGGCTTCAGGGGGGCTCTCCCACATGCTACCTGGctaggagctgctgctgcaggaaggaaacCCCAAACGCACCTGTCCTTGGAGCTGAGGGATCGGTTTCCTGTGGTGAGCCTGACTGCCCCGCCTGGACATTGACACTTTTGGGGTACAGCTTTCAAAAAGGCAGAGAGGTGGAAATGAAGATATAATTAACTTGAATGGCTTCTGCAGTCACAGAGGGGAAGACTGGATTAACCACAGAGACAAAGGATTTGTCATGATACCAGACTTCTCACATGAAGAACTACCCttggtgctggaaatgccagaaaagcagcagcctgaggaCGCTGATGGTGATGTCATCTTGGCAGAGAAGGCTTGGCCCTAGCCAGTGCACCTGCCCGAGGACACGGGTCAGCAAGACTCCCAGAAGCAAAGAAGAACTAACCATGACTTAAATGTGTTTTGTAACTTTCCTCTGGAAAATCCAGACTCCCAAAAGAAGGAGAGTGGTTTtaaatcccagcagcagcctgcttgCCAGCCAAGACGAGACAGAGTTGCCTAAAGGGGACTATAGGTCCTCCATGCCATCCCTCTGTGCCTGTTTCAAGAACATCTTCCAGGTACACACTGAGACTGGACACATCTGGACACACCTGCTGGAGCTtgttctgtccctctgcctggGGATCCTGACCCTGCTGCCCAATGAGTGCCCCATGGCTTCTTTGCAGGAGAAGGTGGTGTTTGGGATGCTCTTTctgggagcagtgctgtgcctcagcttctcctggctGTTCTGTATTGCCTACTGTCACTTGGAGAAGGTCTTGTGGACTTTTTCAGTTCTGGATTATTCAGGAATTGCACTGCTGGTCATGGGGAGCTCTGCTACTCGTTCTACTGCTCCCCACAGCCAAGACTCATCTACCTCTACACCACCTGTATCCTGGGTATATCTCAACCCATCTGGGATTGTTTGTGCTCAAGGACCTGGGTGTACTTGGTGGGTAATCCGGGCGACAGGGAAACAGGATGTGTACCTCGAGGGGATCTGATTTTTGGGTGAGGGCAGCCTGCAATGTTGAATTGTGTACGCAGTGTTGGTTGTGGAATGACAGCACCACTGTATTTTGTAAATACCAAGGACAATGAGGATGGACTGCTCCAGATGCACCAGTCATGAGCTCCTGATGCAGCCTGCAACCAGCTgatgaattttttgtttgtctgttgcTTTTAGCAAACAATGCATCTAGCTATGTGGTCAGGGTCTGTTGCCTCTACACCCCtgttaattttctgctttctgtaggTGATTAAAAATCCAGTGACTGACCATCTGCCCGTGGGCTGTATGAAGATTGGCACCTCTTTTGCAGCCTCGCAGGTGTCGGATCTGCGTGAGCTGGTTCCTGAGGCAGATCCAGTTGTCATCGTGGTGGGAGCTTTTGCCCACGGCTCGGTAAGCGTGTGTATCCCTTATCTGGGGTTGTGGAAAGGTTTCAGTCTTGTTCTGAGTATGGAGGTTTTATCTGCCCTTTTCTGGCTTGGCTTTCCTTCCACCCAgccccccattttcccctgtATGCTTGTCAAAAAAAGGGCCAAAACTGCAACACTTGGGACTGTTGTCCCTCCCAAGAGAGGGCATTAGTGGAGGCTGGCAGTGTCCCCGCTGGGGAAATACTGTGCCTCTGCAGTTCTTagtgttggaagggatctctggagatcatccagtccaaccccctgccaaggcagggtcacctggagcagatgacacaggaacacatccagGTAGATTTATGAATgcctccagagagggagactccacaacctccctgggcagcatgttcaGTTCTTTGCCACCTTCATCATACAGAAGTTCTTCCTCGTGTTGTGGtgaaacttcttgtgttttagtttatggccactGCTCTTCCCCCTGTGGCCGGGCACCAGAAGaaagtctggcaccatcctcttggcacccacCCTTGAGATATTTATGTGCATtaatgagatcccctctcagtcttccCTTCCCTAGACAAAACAGGCCCCCACAGTCTCTCCTCCTAAGAGATGGTTCCATGTCCCAATAATCTGTCTAGCCTctgctggaccctctccagtggctccttgtctttcttgtaCTAATGGAGATGGGGCTCAGGGAAAACTTTGCAACTcgttggttttggttttttttcccctatttccccccccccccccccccccctcttCTCCAGGTCAATGTTGACTATACAGAAAAGATGGTCTCCATCAGCAACTATcccctttctgctgccctgacGTGTGCTAAAATTACTACTGCCTTTGAGGAAGTGTGGGGAATAGTATGAGCTTCTGCTGCTACTGCTGTCATGATGGACTTGTATGCAGTGACTTCACATTCTGGAAGGGCTCTTTGACTTGGCTGTGGACCTGGTGCAACTTTGGGCTCCTGGAAAACACTTCAACTTCGTCCTTGTAGCCTCTGAAGCAATGAGACTTTAAATGGACTGCCCCACTGACCCTTTTTCCTCTTATTAAATGTACCTTTTTTGAGTAAAATGCGCCTGTGAATTTcactttctcatttttcacatgTGGGCAGGCTGGATCCCCTTATAGCAGGGACTTGGCCCGAATTGGTCACAGAACTGGAATTCTtagctgtgccctgctcaccCTGGTGTCACTTGGTCCTGTAGAATCGCCTTGCTTGGCGGCATGTGACAGTTCACACTCCCACACCGAGGCACCCAAGAGGAAAGGAGCTGAAGCCGATGTTAAAAAGACCAGGAGCAATTTTTATCTTAGATGACAAACGTAGAAAAGTCAGAAGGTGGCTCCAATCCAATGCAGCACCTGCCGTGAGTGTGGTACAATCATCTGGTATCAGCGGAGAGACGAGTGCCGGCCACGGGGTGGCAGAGATAAGGCAACAGACAGAAGGTGGAGGGTCTCAAGGAGGCTCGCTCGGATCCCCTCCTTTCGGGTCTCTGACCCTGtgctttctccttccccctccttgCGTTGAAAAATAGTCATACTTCAACACAGCAAACTTGGCAGGTGATGCTTTGCTTCCGGAGTGTTAAATCAACTCCTACGAATGCACAGGTGGTAcaatctgaaaaacagaggcGCCCTATATTTGCTTCGGTTGGTTTGATGTTTGCCTTTCACCttgggctgcagcactgctgccccacTTTACCTCCTGGTCTCTACCTCATACAGCCTTACCTTTTGGCTGTTACTCCGctctttttagcttttcttttcgTGGCACGATTAATCTGCGAATGTAAGGCAACACCAGCAGTAAGGTGAGGAACAACACATGGCCGAAGAAATAAACAGACCTGTACACCTGTAAAGAGAAAGGCAGGGTTGGGGATCAGCAACCAGCTTTAAGCCAAGAACAcaggggaggggatggagggaacaGGGTTGACCATGTGAGCTCATCTGTTTGTGGCTTCTACATACCTTCATCCATTTGTCCCAGGTGAAAAGGCAAAATGGCACCAGAGAGTAACCCATGAACATCCAGTGGTTAGTCTGTTGCAGCACGTAGAAGATGGGCCGCAAGACAGTGATGGAGGCAAAAGTGCTTAGGGCAGGACTGTCCCGAACAAGGTTCATGGcctaatttaaagaaaaagaaacaattctCAACAGTTGGATGTCCTGTGGCTGTATATGCAGGCTCTGGGGTCAAAGTTCTCTATCTGGCTGTGTAAGATGTGTTTTAGTAAGCAGCTAGTCTAAAAAGTAGCTAAATCCTCTGTCCTGGCCAAagttttaattaagaaaatacattttaataaggAATATTGTTTCTGCATTACTGGGAGATTTAATAGAGGCATTCAGCTCATGTGTTTGTCCTCCAATCTTTCCAGCTGCCAAGCACTTCAGCCACCCTCTGCTCATATGCCAAGTTTTCCAGTTCTCTCCCTGTCAGCTTCTGCAATATATTTATGGTTTGCCCACGCAGAAGGCAGCAACCTACTGAACTCTTGAGAACCAAACCCTGCCATGCTTGAAAACCAATTCCAAAGCGGCAgctatttttcatatttcatgcAAGTAAAGCCTTCAGCGTGGCACTTTCCAGAGCCAGGGGCAGAGGCTAACACAGGCCCCCCCCGTTCTGGTAAGTCAGACAAAGCACACCTGTCTTTCCACGATGACTATCAGCAACTCCATCTGAAAGCACACCAGGTAGCCAGAGTGCAGCCCGTGCCAGATGGCCAGGAAGAACAGGGCCAGTGCCTGTGACAGCAGTTTGTTGCCCAGGAACTTCAAGCGCTTGAAGATGTAGCTGgattagaaaagaaacaaagtgcTTCCAGGTTAtcctctgccctcccctgctTGTGTCAGGGATGAAGGGCCCCGGTGACCCAATGCCTTTGCATGCCCCGTGGTGGCAGGAACAGTGTGACCAGGGCCAAACCTACATCAAAACAGTCTCAAAGAAATCCCAGCTATAAGGGGGAGAGGGGTGTCATTACATACAATTTAGCTGTGGGTCCCAGCAAGTGCTGAACCAAATCCTATCTGAGTTTGGAGTGGGGAGCACCAAGAGCCATGATGCAGGAAGCAGCtgtcagagcagctctgtggctggctgagcaggcaggcagccccaAGGGCTTGCTGTAGTCCCATTCTAGTCTCTGCTGCCATCACCTGCTTGCCTTTATTAATGAACTGCCCTTCCAGGTGAATTAATAGATCTCTCTAACCCACTACCCCAATGACCTGTTTCTaagggcacagcagcaaaacatggGAAAAGGTGCGCAAACTGAAAACTGGCAGATTCTTCCTCTGGTGCTCCTGCTTAGCCCAAGGTCTTGGTTCTGCTGACAGAACCAAACTGACACGTGATAGGAGGAGAATTTTGTCCTGCTCACCGGGCCACCCAAGCATTGGTGTTGATGTTGAAAGAAGCAATGGTCCCTGTGAACAAAGGTGTTGTCTCATACAGCCAGACCTTCATGTTGGCACAGGCATTCCACAAAGGCTTTCCATTCTGGTCTTTCCCATTGTACCCCAGACCAACAAGGATGCAGACACCTTCCTATcaaaaaatacacaagaaaGATAAGATGAAAATATTGCCCTAGTTTtgctggagaagcagagctgaggaagtGCTGACTCTCACTGTGTTGAGAGCATCACTACAGATGGAACAAATGgattaaaaattaccttttagTTAGCTAGCCTTTGCTAACTTAGAGCAAGCAGAACTGATCTGCACTGATCTCCGGATATTTGGATTTCTTCCATTTAGTGCTAAGTCCAAGAGGCTTGGACCTTTATTCATTTGTCTTTTGCTTCTGGAACGACAGCTAGACTCACCGTAACAAGCCAGCAAGTTACGTATTTGTAGAGTATAATTTTGCCCCAGATCAATATGTAACCACAACGGAACCAGAAAGGCTTCTCCTGCAGAGATAAGAGGGaaacagagtaaaaataaaacctggagTTGAGTGGCCATAATGGCACAAGGTATTTCATCACagtcttttgttttaatatttggtAATTGGCTGTACTGAAATAGGTAGAGTTTGGGAAGACTCGGATCAGCATAATCAAAATGCTTGCTGATAATCTGCCAGTAGGAATTATTTGTTAGGAGATTTCCAAGAACATCAAAGATTATGGTAAGCCTTACAAGTTACTCCAGTGAAATTCTTTGCCCATAATGGTTAAATGGAAAGTCATTAAAAGGTCATAAAATACTTACATTAGGTATGAAAACCAACAGTAGCATTTAAGATCAATTATCTATTTGTaaaagttttcatttgtttcaatTCTGCTTAACACAGTTCTGTTCTGCATCAGATGGAATCCACAGGACAGGCAGCAAAGCCAAATTAGCTGTGGAAAATCTTATCACTAGTTGCcgacttatttttaaattgaggcaaaaattaaaaaaaaaaattaaaaaatagttcCACTCTTGTAGATGCAGTGCCCACCAGAGAAGTGGAATTCTTCCACACCCCACCAGGCCAAGTGAATTCATACCATATAGTCATCTGAGGTGAGGTACTCATCAGAGATGTACAGGCTCGACAGGGTGTAGGTTACTAGAAACAAGAGACCCAGGCTCAGACGCTTGAGAGCAGGCAcgaaactgagaaagaaaaataccaagGTCAAAGAAATGCCTTGGAAAGAGACCATGAAACTTatagttttaaaaacagaggtggagaggaggaggtgggggAGACAGTGATAGGGAGTCACCacatcccactgcagcagctgcctccatTTGGAAGCTGGGATGCAAACATCACCAGGCTGGAACCGAGTCTGTACTAAAGATGTCAAATGGTTGTTGATATTCACGCCCTGGAACAATGCTGGGACATTAAGCAGAGTTACGAGCGACTTTTGAAAGACTGCCTTGTCTCATAAATCACTCCTGGTCACAGTAGTTCTGTGTCCAGGTAAGAAGGCAGTCTGCTGCAGGGAATGTGGAGGATTCGGCATTCTAGGATCATAGGAAGGGGAGAAGCCAAGCAGCTTGGTATTACCTATTGGGTCTCTGGCCTGGAACGTCAGTCATCTCACCCCTTGCCAGTTTCTGATAGTCTGTCATGGAGAACTGAGGCCCAACCATGAAGGCACCATAGAAATAGGAGAATCCTGAGACCTCCAGCAAGGTAGGAACCCCCCGAACAGCAAATCGCCGCTGCTCAGGGGTCAGGAACTCCTGCACCAAAGGGAGTGGCATTAACATCATCCCGGGGTTTCACCCAGCTCTGGATGTTATGTCCTCACCCTTTCTCCTTACTGGTTTCAGTTCTTGCTCCCCATGGACATGGAACATTACACTTTGTATTTCATGTCCattcctctccccagccccatctATGGCCACCCCCTCTGAACAGCAACAAGATCCAATGGTTGAGACCAGTTGCGCAGGTCTCTATTCCCAAATAAGCTCTCAACGTGGAAGGGATCCACTGCCATGCATCCCTGACAGCAGAGTAGGCATAGGAGGAGCACTGTAGTATCTGAGCTATTCCAGTCTCTGACTGCAATTTCATGTACTCTCCCAAGACATTATCGTGCTACAATTCCTACTTCTTGATGCcagaattgtttttaaatacttgaagCTTCAGCTCAGGAAGTTTCATCTTGACCTCATTTTCCTGCAGTCAGCAGTGATTCCATGGATGCTACAGACTTGGTCAGGCCTTAAACAGGAGATGGGGAATTGAAGCAGGATTGAGGGACTGCAGCGTGTGTGGTGCCCTCTCCCACACACCGTGCTGTGCAACTTCTGTTTCTCTGAGCTCAAAGCAGGGTCCTAACAAATGGTAAAGGGCAACCACTGACAAGCACATGGTGAGACTAgtcaaagaaaaggaagatgggAACTGAGATCCAGTACTGACTGTCTGCACATTAAAGGTACGCTACCCACAAGACACAGAGCATCAGGGATTGGGAATCTAAAGCAATAGATTTGGGGGAAGGAGATGGTGGGGAATTTGGAAGGGTGCAGAATCATATTCTGACATAACTGGAACAACTTCTGTCCATCTCTAATCACTACTgttccaaattattttgttccaGTCTAGAATTCAGTGCCCTCAAACAATCCCAAAGGCTCCCCTCTCAGCTGTGGCTTTTACCTAACAATGCAGCTTGCTAACTCACATCCTTTGAACTTGATTTTCTGATCTCTAGCTCACTGGGGCAGCATGGAATGACGGAGAAATGGTGTCTAACTCACCGGATCTTTTCCTCCATCATAGTAATCAATGGCCAGACCTAGAGGTGAGAAACAGTGACTTGAAGccctgggatgggcacagcttGCAGAGTGcgagagagagaagagaggtGTCACTCACCAATCAACTTAAGTGTCAGGACACAATGTGGCATTGTCCACTTGATGTCATAATGCTCTGTGGCTGTGAAGTAATATCCAGCCATAAGGTACGTCTGAAAGAAACCATTGTTTGGGTTATTCAAACTAATTCCTCCAGCTGGTTTTGATCTGCCTCCACTTTCCCACCCACAGTTGCTACTGAAGTGCTAAACTGAACAGAGGCCTCCCTTCTACAAACCCAGGGAGTAAGAAAGAGGGTTTACCATCTGAAAGAGAAACGTGGTGATGACGGCAGTGATTGTGCGACCCATTAGTCTCAGTATCAGGAACTGGATTAGGATACATATCAGGGAATGAAAAAACTGCGTCCCTGtgggcaggaaaaagaaagagagagataagaaatagaaattacatGTACAGGTCCTCCCAAATTGCAGCATGCCCTGAGCCAGGCAGCTCTCTCCTCCCAAACTCATCTTACCAAAATTGAAGTAAGCAATTGAGAGTCCTGTGAACACGTTGTAGAGGTGAATGAGGTAGGTCTCCTTTTGGAAGAGGAAATAGCGCTGGAACAAGGCAAAAGGATAtcctgagagaaaaaaaaaaagaaggaagagttGTAAAAAAGTTTAGACAAGCATTTGTCATGAACCAAACTACAGCTTTTCTGAACATGTCACTAGGAACATGTACTTTACATCACACATTATCAACACAGGGCATGGTGTTAATTCCAGATGCTGCATTTGCATCTTGGGAGACAGACTCCAGATGAATTACTCTgtacagaagaaaatactttaacaGGAACATAATTATAGCAAAACTGACGTTGAAGTGCAAAAAATTACGGGATTACATTTTCTGGCCTCATTCAATATATGAGATGGATAATGCTGAAATACATGAGTCACACTTTAGCCTGTGATTCATTTCCAAATTATGTGACAAATACAATGAACATGGCAAGAagctagattaaaaaaataaaaaaagggagggggaagggaagaactTTATGGTTAATACCATTACAATGTCCAAAAAACCTCAGTCCCACTCCCACCTCAATGAGTTCTTTCAGCTTTAATTTCAGATCTCCTCAGGTGACCTCCAGTAAAATACTCTCGCTTTCCTAACTCTGCAACTTTGGATTTGCATCTGATTTGTGAACTACTGGGTACACAAAGCTGTAACTAAAATCCACTGGTACTACGCATGTggtagcattttatttttggataaaaataaatcagtcagAAGCATTTCATATGGAGCAGCTAAGAAATTggaaggggttttttccttgcattttctgTGAGGTAACTCCTAGTGTAAGTTAGGAATGCCTCCAGATTATTCCTCTGTGGCTCAAGTGAGAAGCAAACATTTGTGAAGCACTCTGGTAGCACAGTGAGAAGCGTCACACACATCACCACAATTCAATTAAATTCTGTTGTCTGGGTGAGTTTCATGAAGCATGCAATAAACACTGCCACATAGTAGACAGTAAATATTATAAGTCTCAATACACAG encodes:
- the LPCAT3 gene encoding LOW QUALITY PROTEIN: lysophospholipid acyltransferase 5 (The sequence of the model RefSeq protein was modified relative to this genomic sequence to represent the inferred CDS: deleted 1 base in 1 codon), which codes for MGAQGAARGAGAALLVPLPGSGRDRPAGRPAGKMALAGSGWSLARLAEALGSSEQALRLILSILMGYPFALFQRYFLFQKETYLIHLYNVFTGLSIAYFNFGTQFFHSLICILIQFLILRLMGRTITAVITTFLFQMTYLMAGYYFTATEHYDIKWTMPHCVLTLKLIGLAIDYYDGGKDPEFLTPEQRRFAVRGVPTLLEVSGFSYFYGAFMVGPQFSMTDYQKLARGEMTDVPGQRPNSFVPALKRLSLGLLFLVTYTLSSLYISDEYLTSDDYMEKPFWFRCGYILIWGKIILYKYVTCWLVTEGVCILVGLGYNGKDQNGKPLWNACANMKVWLYETTPLFTGTIASFNINTNAWVARYIFKRLKFLGNKLLSQALALFFLAIWHGLHSGYLVCFQMELLIVIVERQAMNLVRDSPALSTFASITVLRPIFYVLQQTNHWMFMGYSLVPFCLFTWDKWMKVYRSVYFFGHVLFLTLLLVLPYIRRLIVPRKEKLKRAE